A part of Miscanthus floridulus cultivar M001 chromosome 6, ASM1932011v1, whole genome shotgun sequence genomic DNA contains:
- the LOC136456810 gene encoding pumilio homolog 1-like has translation MMSASAVAMRGEMGGGGGEGGEEELEDELEALLSSGGGQRRRPADWSERERERELSMFRSGSAPPTIEGSLNAISGLLRGDGEVAVTAAPIPVAEAVNGHSGLFSEEELRADPAYLSYYYSHGNLNPRLPPPVLSKEDWRSTQRLKSGGVGGIGDKRKPIQEDAGQGPATAVGRSLFSLHPGFEREEEARNDGGGAAEWVDGGGDGLIGLSLGRQRSFADILQDNIGRRTPTSEHPSRTASRNSFLDNQEPVNPADNQYSVHNDILDVHHPIGNMHNVSGLHNLNTSTSQTFASIMGSSVSRNATPDPHYVARVPSPGLPPVGVRITSNDKKLNCSSSPFNTVSSKAVGTDDILSALSNMKLSKSGSLNDNNISRSNFQRDISDQQKFSLDSQAAQVHNKQHSVMLETDDGYLGIPSMSQSSNSSFADVNNSVAGLAEFRNSTNTRLDGHLEMQRSSNLSARSYQKSPSSSNESPGGSPAQHHSFDSINSAFLNYGLSGYPLSPGLPSVMPPLFESAAAASALASLGADSRNLGNNSLSSPTLSLTDAHNLGRGGNQAPTGLQSPLSDPFYVQYLKATQYAAQGAGSYGDPSLERGYMGNSYANLNAVQKAYIEALLQQQKQFEMPFLGKSTASNHGYYGNLAFGMGMAYPGSPLSSPVASQSGPGSPLRLGERNLRFPSNLRNFGGWNSDPSGYMNENYPSSLLDEFKSNKARSFELAEIAGHVVEFSADQYGSRFIQQKLETATVEEKNMVFEEIMPHALSLMTDVFGNYVVQKFFEHGSAEQRRELADKLFGHVLALSLQMYGCRVIQKAIEVVDLDQKTKMVTELDGHIMKCVRDQNGNHVIQKCIECVPEDSIEFIISTFYGHVVPLSTHPYGCRVIQRVLEHCADPKTQQIVMDEILQSVCMLAQDQYGNYVVQHVLEHGKPHERSIIIEKLAGQIIQMSQQKFASNVVEKCLTFGGPTEREVLINEMLGTTDENEPLQAMMKDQFGNYVVQKVLETCDDQQRELILSRVKVHLNALKKYTYGKHIVARVEKLVAAGERRIALQPQNPS, from the exons ATGATGAGCGCCAGCGCCGTGGCTATGCGTGGGGAGATGGGCGGCGGGGGCGGcgagggaggggaggaggagttGGAGGACGAGCTCGAAGCGCTGCTCAGTTCCGGCGGTGGCCAGCGGCGGCGACCAGCGGACTggagcgagagggagagggagcgtgAGCTCAGCATGTTCCGGAGCGGCTCGGCGCCGCCGACCATAGAGGGTTCTCTGAACGCCATCAGCGGCCTGCTCCGCGGTGACGGGGAGGTGGCGGTGACGGCTGCCCCGATTCCTGTTGCTGAAGCGGTGAACGGGCATAGTGGCCTCTTCTCGGAGGAGGAGCTCCGGGCCGATCCAGCCTACCTGTCTTACTACTACTCTCATGGAAATCTTAACCCGAGGCTGCCACCACCGGTGCTGTCCAAGGAGGATTGGCGGTCAACCCAGCGCCTGAAATCTGGGGGGGTTGGGGGCATTGGGGACAAGAGGAAGCCTATTCAGGAGGACGCCGGACAAGGGCCGGCGACTGCAGTAGGGAGGTCTCTGTTCTCACTGCACCCTGGTTTTGAGCGGGAGGAGGAAGCCAGGAATGATGGGGGTGGTGCTGCAGAGTGGGTGGATGGTGGAGGGGATGGACTCATTGGTTTATCACTCGGGCGGCAGCGTAGCTTTGCAGATATACTGCAG GACAATATTGGCCGCAGAACACCTACTTCAGAGCATCCCTCCCGCACGGCCAGTCGCAATTCTTTTCTTGACAATCAGGAGCCAGTGAATCCTGCTGACAACCAATATTCTGTGCATAATGATATTTTGGATGTGCATCATCCTATTGGAAACATGCATAATGTCAGTGGTCTTCACAACCTTAACACATCCACATCTCAAACATTTGCATCTATTATGGGTTCATCTGTTTCCAGAAATGCTACGCCAGATCCTCATTATGTTGCAAGGGTTCCTAGCCCTGGCCTTCCGCCTGTTGGTGTTAGGATCACTTCCAATGATAAGAAACTGAACTGCTCCTCATCGCCATTCAACACTGTATCTTCAAAAGCAGTTGGGACTGATGATATTTTATCTGCATTGTCAAACATGAAGTTATCAAAAAGTGGTTCTCTGAATGATAATAACATCAGTCGATCGAACTTTCAGAGAGATATAAGTGATCAGCAGAAATTTTCACTTGACTCACAAGCAGCTCAAGTCCATAATAAGCAGCATTCTGTGATGTTAGAAACTGATGATGGATATTTGGGTATACCATCGATGTCACAATCATCCAATTCTTCATTTGCAGACGTTAATAACAGTGTTGCCGGTCTAGCAGAGTTTAGAAATAGTACCAACACAAGGTTAGATGGACATTTGGAAATGCAGAGATCTTCTAATTTGTCTGCTCGTTCATACCAGAAGTCCCCATCTTCTTCTAATGAAAGCCCAGGTGGTTCTCCTGCTCAACATCACAGTTTTGACAGTATAAATTCAGCCTTTTTGAACTATGGGCTCAGTGGATACCCACTCAGCCCAGGATTGCCTTCTGTGATGCCCCCTTTGTTTGAGAGTGCTGCTGCTGCATCTGCTCTAGCCTCACTTGGTGCAGATTCAAGAAACCTTGGAAACAATAGTTTATCTTCACCTACATTGAGCCTAACTGATGCGCATAACCTTGGTCGGGGTGGTAATCAAGCTCCCACAGGTCTGCAGTCTCCTCTTTCTGACCCTTTTTATGTCCAATACTTGAAGGCAACTCAGTATGCAGCACAGGGAGCTGGCAGCTATGGTGATCCCTCCTTGGAAAGAGGTTACATGGGTAACTCATATGCTAATTTAAATGCAGTTCAAAAAGCTTATATTGAAGCCTTGCTTCAGCAGCAGAAACAATTTGAAATGCCATTTCTTGGTAAATCAACCGCTTCAAATCATGGGTATTATGGCAATTTGGCTTTTGGCATGGGCATGGCATACCCAGGAAGCCCATTGAGCAGTCCTGTTGCTTCTCAGTCTGGTCCTGGCAGTCCACTTAGGCTTGGTGAGCGAAATCTGAGGTTTCCGTCTAACTTGAGAAACTTTGGTGGCTGGAACTCTGATCCAAGTGGCTACATGAATGAAAACTACCCATCCTCGCTTTTGGATGAATTTAAAAGTAACAAAGCCAGAAGTTTTGAGCTTGCTGAGATCGCTGGGCATGTGGTTGAGTTTAG TGCTGACCAATATGGAAGTCGTTTCATACAGCAAAAACTTGAAACTGCCACAGTTGAAGAAAAGAACATGGTCTTTGAGGAGATCATGCCTCATGCACTATCATTGATGACTGATGTATTTGGAAATTATGTAGTACAGAAG TTTTTTGAGCATGGGAGTGCAGAACAACGGAGGGAGTTGGCTGATAAACTATTTGGACATGTATTAGCTCTCAGTCTTCAGATGTATGGATGCCGAGTTATCCAAAAG GCAATAGAGGTGGTTGATCTGGACCAAAAAACAAAGATGGTTACTGAGCTTGATGGTCATATCATGAAATGTGTACGCGATCAAAATGGAAACCATGTTATCCAGAAATGTATTGAATGTGTCCCAGAAGATTCTATCGAGTTTATAATATCGACATTCTATGGTCATGTTGTTCCATTATCAACCCACCCTTATGGCTGCAGAGTCATACAG AGAGTACTTGAGCACTGTGCTGATCCAAAAACACAGCAAATAGTTATGGATGAGATATTGCAATCTGTATGCATGTTGGCACAGGATCAATATGGAAATTATGTTGTCCAG CATGTTTTAGAGCACGGGAAGCCTCATGAAAGATCCATCATTATTGAGAAATTAGCTGGACAGATCATTCAGATGAGCCAACAGAAATTTGCCTCGAACGTGGTTGAGAAGTGTCTAACATTCGGGGGACCTACAGAGCGAGAAGTTCTCATAAATGAAATGCTTGGGACCACTGATGAGAATGAGCCTCTAcag GCCAtgatgaaggatcagtttggtaACTATGTTGTACAGAAAGTACTCGAGACTTGTGACGACCAGCAACGTGAGTTGATCCTGTCACGGGTAAAGGTTCACTTAAATGCTCTGAAGAAATATACATATGGGAAGCACATAGTTGCTCGTGTAGAAAAACTTGTTGCCGCTGGTG AGAGGAGGATTGCACTTCAACCGCAAAATCCTTCTTAA
- the LOC136459408 gene encoding transcription factor PCL1-like isoform X2 has translation MLSPRGGRPHDPTAPAPSALPSSSSTRHTDMEDAGAGFGACGRVLEWEHGLPTEEELTPLSHPLVPPTLAAAFRIDVRGTGTAFPSHAFDCPVFAHNSPTSHLSFRCEDEDDEEEGEEQSEDATSGSGGSCRGGTGRAGKKARMVWTPELHHRFVEAVAHLGDKGAVPKAIVRLMNVEGLTRENVASHLQKYRIYLKRTRGPGKPQQPPPTFPPAYGSHFRPQQPSDTSSAFSTSPAATARSSNATKQPWDGNGPNKRKTF, from the exons ATGTTATCCCCACGCGGCGGCCGGCCCCACGACCCCACGGCGCCCGCCCCCTCCGCCCTCCCCTCATCTTCGTCAACCCGCCACACGGACATGGAAGACGCCGGCGCCGGCTTCGGCGCGTGCGGCCGCGTGCTCGAGTGGGAGCACGGCCTCCCCACGGAGGAGGAGCTGACGCCGCTCTCGCACCCGCTCGTCCCTCCGACGCTCGCCGCCGCGTTCCGGATCGACGTCAGGGGCACCGGCACCGCCTTCCCCTCCCACGCCTTCGACTGCCCCGTCTTCGCGCACAACTCCCCCACCTCTCACCTGTCCTTCCGCTgcgaggacgaggacgatgaggaggagggggaggagcagAGCGAGGACGCCACCTCCGGAAGCGGCGGCTCGTGCCGAGGCGGGACTGGGAGGGCCGGGAAGAAGGCGAGGATGGTGTGGACGCCGGAGCTGCACCACCGGTTCGTCGAGGCGGTGGCGCACCTCGGCGACAAGGGCGCCGTGCCCAAGGCCATCGTGCGCCTCATGAACGTCGAGGGCCTCACCCGCGAGAACGTCGCCAGCCACCTCCAGAAGTACCGCATCTACCTCAAGCGCACGCGCGGCCCCGGAAAGCCGCAGCAGCCTCCTCCGACCTTCCCGCCGGCATACGGTTCCCACTTCAGGCCCCAACAGCCCTCTGACACCTCCAGCGCGTTCTCCACTTCTCCTGCCGCGACAGCGAGAAGCTCGAACGCGACAAAGCA GCCGTGGGATGGAAACGGCCCAAACAAGCGTAAGACATTCTGA
- the LOC136459408 gene encoding transcription factor PCL1-like isoform X1, producing the protein MLSPRGGRPHDPTAPAPSALPSSSSTRHTDMEDAGAGFGACGRVLEWEHGLPTEEELTPLSHPLVPPTLAAAFRIDVRGTGTAFPSHAFDCPVFAHNSPTSHLSFRCEDEDDEEEGEEQSEDATSGSGGSCRGGTGRAGKKARMVWTPELHHRFVEAVAHLGDKGAVPKAIVRLMNVEGLTRENVASHLQKYRIYLKRTRGPGKPQQPPPTFPPAYGSHFRPQQPSDTSSAFSTSPAATARSSNATKHSRPWDGNGPNKRKTF; encoded by the exons ATGTTATCCCCACGCGGCGGCCGGCCCCACGACCCCACGGCGCCCGCCCCCTCCGCCCTCCCCTCATCTTCGTCAACCCGCCACACGGACATGGAAGACGCCGGCGCCGGCTTCGGCGCGTGCGGCCGCGTGCTCGAGTGGGAGCACGGCCTCCCCACGGAGGAGGAGCTGACGCCGCTCTCGCACCCGCTCGTCCCTCCGACGCTCGCCGCCGCGTTCCGGATCGACGTCAGGGGCACCGGCACCGCCTTCCCCTCCCACGCCTTCGACTGCCCCGTCTTCGCGCACAACTCCCCCACCTCTCACCTGTCCTTCCGCTgcgaggacgaggacgatgaggaggagggggaggagcagAGCGAGGACGCCACCTCCGGAAGCGGCGGCTCGTGCCGAGGCGGGACTGGGAGGGCCGGGAAGAAGGCGAGGATGGTGTGGACGCCGGAGCTGCACCACCGGTTCGTCGAGGCGGTGGCGCACCTCGGCGACAAGGGCGCCGTGCCCAAGGCCATCGTGCGCCTCATGAACGTCGAGGGCCTCACCCGCGAGAACGTCGCCAGCCACCTCCAGAAGTACCGCATCTACCTCAAGCGCACGCGCGGCCCCGGAAAGCCGCAGCAGCCTCCTCCGACCTTCCCGCCGGCATACGGTTCCCACTTCAGGCCCCAACAGCCCTCTGACACCTCCAGCGCGTTCTCCACTTCTCCTGCCGCGACAGCGAGAAGCTCGAACGCGACAAAGCA CTCCAGGCCGTGGGATGGAAACGGCCCAAACAAGCGTAAGACATTCTGA